DNA from Blastocatellia bacterium:
GTCCAAGCCTCTCCTACTCCACTAAATGTTTGGCGGGCAGAAATACCACAAAAAGTTTCTGAAGTAATATTAAAATCTATGTCTAAAAAGGCCGAAGATCGTCAACAGTCTGCCCTTTCTTTAGGTCAAGAACTTCGTGCCGCAGCAGGTTTAGAAAGTGATGAAGATGCTTTACCCTATCAATTAAAACGTCTTAACCCAACTACATCTTCTCTAAATGGAGCTTTAATTATTTATACAAGACCACCTAATAGCAATGTTTACTTAAATAATCATTACGTAGGTACTTCAGATGATCGAGGGTCATTGCTGCTACAAAAAATTCCTCTAGGACAGTACAAAGCAACAATAGTAAGAATTGGTTATCAAGATTGGGAACAAGATGTAGAAATTGGTCAAGGTGCTTCTACTGTAGAAGCAAGGCTAGAACCTAAAAAAGAAGTTGTTGTAAATGAGTCGACAAACTAAAGAACTTGCACCAGAACGAATAACCAAAATAAAGCAACAAGTCTACCAAGCTACTTTGCTAGATGGTTATCCTAGGAAAAAGCGCTTTATTATTCGTTTTGCTGCCTTTTTAGCTTACTTGTTAGTTTCTTTAATTGGTTTAACAATGCGTTGGCAAATGCTAGGCGGAAGTGACCGACATGGCGATATTCCACTAACACAACCTATAATTTATGTTTTTTGGCATAACCGAATTTTGCCTGCGACTTGGTATTTTCGTAAAATGGGCATTGTAGTAATGACTAGTCAAAGTTATGATGGTGAAATTATTGCCCGGATGATACAGCTTTTTGGCTATGGTGCCTCGCGTGGCTCTACAACACGAGGCGGAAGCAAATCATTAAGAGAAATGGCTAGTTGTTTACAAGCAGGTTTTGACGTTGCTTTTACAATTGATGGGCCAAAGGCCCGATTTATCAGGCTAAACCAGGTGCAATACAGCTAGCAAAACTAACAGGTTGTCCAATTTTACCCGTTTGTCAAACACCAATGAATTATTGGGAGCTAAAAAGTTGGGATCGGTTTCGTATACCTAAATTTTTTTCTCGCGGCTTAATTGCTTATGCTCCAGCAATTTATGTTTCTCGTGATAGCGATGAACAAGAAGTTGAAACTAAACAAACTGAGTTACAAAATGCTTTAGATAAATTACATATAGAAAGCGAAAATTGGATTAAAAATAAAGGAAAAATAACTAGAAGCTAATGCTTTATTTAATAGATGGGAATAATGTAATGGGGCGTAAACGAACTAGGCAAGAGCTTTTAAGCTTACTAGCTAGTTTTGTCTATCATAAAAAAGCTAAAGTTCATGTTATTTTTGATGGTGCGCCTGATCCACATCATCCAGAAGGGTCTGCCTATCATGGAGTAAAAATTTCCTATAGCCAACGAGGTAAAGACGCAGATAGTAAAATCAGAAACTTTGTTGAAAGAGCTTCTAATCCACGCCAATTAACTGTTGTTACTTCTGATCGTTCACTAGCTAGTTACAGCAAAATTCATAGCGTAAAACATTTAGAAACAGCAGAATTTCTAGCTTTAATTGGAGAAATAAAGCAAAAAGAAACACTTCAAAAACAAGATAACAAGCCACAAGTTAAAGGTGAATTAAAAGAATGGCTACGTTATTTTGGCTTTGAACCCCACGAAGCAGATCAAGACTAAAAAATTAATTTTCTCTATTCCAACTTGGGGGCAGCATTCGCCGTCGGCCATCGCTAGTTAATTTTGCGCCAGGTTCTTTCTTTTGATCCCAAAGCTTACAAGTTACTTCTTTATGTAGTTGGTCTAGTGCTTCACAATAGTTAGTGTAATTACATCGGCGGATTTCTTGACCTTGACCAAGTTTCATCTTCAAAAACCAATCAGGATCAGCTAAAGATTGACGAGCAGAAGCAATAATGTCAGCTTTTTGTTCTTGCAAAGTTTGTTCTGCTAATTCAAAAGTAGAAATTCCGCCCGCAGTAATTACAGGTGTATTAAACCCTTCGTTATTAATGGTTTGTTTAATTTGCTGAGCAAGCGTTATATTCCGACCAAATGGGCCTAGCTCATCAGAATTCATTGTTGGCATACATTCATAACCACTTGGGCCGGTGTAAGGGTAAACGGCAGCACCTACTTTAGGCGGTTTTGCATCTTCAAACTTGCCGCCTTTGGAAATGGAAAGAAAATCAAAGCCAGCGCGGGCAAATTCTAAACCAAAATAAATTGCATCATCAATTCTATTTCCGTCTGAAATTACTTCATCACCTAAAAACCTAACTCCTACAACGTAATCATCGCCTACAGCTTTACGAACAGCCCTATAAACTTCAAGTGGGAGTTTGACGCGGTTTTCTCGCGCTCCTCCATAACCATCTGTTCTCTTGTTACGCGCACTTAAAAAAGATGCCATTGTATAAGCGTGTGCATAGTGGAGTTCTACACCATCAAAGCCTGCCTGACGCGCTCTTAGAGCAGCACTAGCAAAAATATCTGGCAAAACTTCAGGTAAATTTTTAATATGTGGCAAATGTTCATCAGTAACACGTTCTCGATAGCCATAACGCAAAGATTCTAGTTCGCGCTCATTCATTACTTGATCTTGTAACTCATCTGAGGCTTGAGCTAAAAATTACGGATTTCTGTTTCAGCTAGATTTAGCCAATGCTCTGAGTTTAGAACTTGGGCTAGCTTTTCTCGGTGCTGGTTAGTGATTTTTAGAAAACGAGAAAAATATTTTTCTGCTTCGGGTCGGCGTTTTACAGAGAGAAAATCTATAATTTGAATAAAAAATTTAGTTTCGCCCTGGCTTTCATCTTTTACTCTTTGGACTAATTTGCTAAGACCTTCAATAAAGCGGTCATGACCAATTCTAAGAAGTGGCCCGCTAGGAACGTCACGAACTCCAGTTGCTTCAACTACAATTGCTCCAGGTCGTCCTGCTGCAAAACGACCGTACCAATCTAAATTATCTTCTGTTACAAAACCATCTTCGGTTGCTCGCCAAGGCACCATAGCCGGCACCCAAGTTCGACTAGTTAAAGTAAGATTTCCTATTTTTATTGGTTGAAAAAGTAGCGCAGTTTTGGCTTCTTCTACTGTAGGCCAATGAGTTTCATTTAATTTATAGCGAATACCATTTGGAGGATACCACATAAGTTTATTGATGATGCCTTTTTGTAGGATTATTTTATTGCTGCTTAATGATTTATTGCTAGGGCTATTAATTTAACCAAGTGCTGCTAAAATAACAACAGTTAATAACAGGATAAAAATGTTAAAAGCAAAGTTTTGCAACCGTCAATTTGTTGTTAGCGTTAAGTGCTGTTAATCCGCAAAAATTTGCATCTCAACTAAGCCAAAACTTAAATTTTGGTGATTTTTCAGATACGCATTTTTACTTTCTAATAAAGTTTGGAGAAAATATTCTTAATGAGAAAATTTCAAAATCTACTTTCAAGCCTTTTTCTTATTCTTTTACTAGTATTTTCTACTACAAATGTTTTAGCTCAAACTGCTGCAACAAGTGAAAAACTTGCTCCCACATTAAGCACAACAGAGCAAGAAAGCTCTAAACAGGTTAAAACAGAATTAATTAAAGAAATTACTACTAAGCTTACCGATCCAGAAATGGAAGGTCGAGGAACAGCAACTCCGGGCGGCGAACGAGCAGCTAAATATATTGCTGAGCAGTTTCA
Protein-coding regions in this window:
- a CDS encoding NYN domain-containing protein, which gives rise to MLYLIDGNNVMGRKRTRQELLSLLASFVYHKKAKVHVIFDGAPDPHHPEGSAYHGVKISYSQRGKDADSKIRNFVERASNPRQLTVVTSDRSLASYSKIHSVKHLETAEFLALIGEIKQKETLQKQDNKPQVKGELKEWLRYFGFEPHEADQD
- a CDS encoding DUF374 domain-containing protein, with translation MSRQTKELAPERITKIKQQVYQATLLDGYPRKKRFIIRFAAFLAYLLVSLIGLTMRWQMLGGSDRHGDIPLTQPIIYVFWHNRILPATWYFRKMGIVVMTSQSYDGEIIARMIQLFGYGASRGSTTRGGSKSLREMASCLQAGFDVAFTIDGPKARFIRLNQVQYS